Proteins co-encoded in one Pseudomonadota bacterium genomic window:
- a CDS encoding glycine cleavage system protein R, with amino-acid sequence MKQNIVISILGEHRADLISDITQIILDCGGNIIESRMSVVAGECTLLLMVAGGWHTSGKLEKGLQVYADESALLIRLRLASKTTTELDRVPYLIDAVCLDQQGIVYQLTGFFVERNIEIAELNTRSYPAAHTGAPMFAVQMAIKVPAQAHISTLREEFLEFCDSINLDAIMEPVKN; translated from the coding sequence ATGAAACAAAATATCGTTATTTCCATACTCGGTGAGCACCGGGCAGACCTGATTTCCGACATCACCCAGATCATTCTCGATTGCGGTGGGAACATCATCGAAAGCCGGATGAGCGTCGTCGCCGGCGAATGCACCTTGTTGCTGATGGTCGCCGGCGGCTGGCACACCTCGGGCAAACTGGAAAAAGGCCTGCAGGTATATGCCGACGAGTCCGCGCTGTTGATCCGTTTGCGCCTGGCGTCGAAAACGACCACCGAGCTGGACCGCGTACCCTACCTCATCGATGCGGTATGCCTGGACCAGCAGGGCATCGTGTACCAGTTGACCGGGTTTTTTGTCGAACGCAACATCGAGATCGCCGAACTCAATACCCGGAGCTATCCGGCTGCGCATACCGGCGCGCCGATGTTCGCCGTGCAGATGGCCATCAAGGTCCCGGCGCAGGCGCATATCTCGACCCTACGGGAAGAGTTCCTCGAGTTCTGCGATTCCATCAACCTCGACGCGATCATGGAGCCGGTGAAAAATTAG
- a CDS encoding peroxiredoxin codes for MTKLSIGKKVPDFSVAATGGQIVSLKDYRGKNLVVYFYPKDSTPGCTLEGQDFRDQLAKFKRQKTVVFGVSRDSLSSHERFREKQGFNFDLLSDPDEKLCRLFNVIREKNMYGRKVMGIERSTFLIDQQGVLRQEWRKVRVKGHVAEVLDAVKTLGN; via the coding sequence TTGACAAAACTCAGCATAGGAAAGAAAGTACCCGATTTTTCGGTCGCCGCCACCGGCGGCCAGATCGTCAGCCTCAAGGACTATCGCGGAAAAAACCTGGTGGTTTATTTTTACCCGAAGGACAGCACCCCGGGCTGCACGCTCGAGGGGCAAGATTTTCGGGACCAGCTCGCGAAATTCAAAAGGCAGAAAACGGTTGTTTTTGGCGTCTCCCGCGACAGCTTGTCGTCACACGAGCGATTCCGCGAGAAACAGGGCTTCAACTTCGATTTGCTATCGGATCCCGATGAAAAACTCTGCCGGCTATTCAATGTCATCCGCGAAAAGAACATGTACGGCCGCAAGGTCATGGGCATCGAAAGAAGCACCTTCTTGATCGACCAACAAGGGGTGTTGCGCCAGGAATGGCGCAAGGTTCGAGTCAAGGGACATGTCGCTGAAGTTTTGGATGCCGTGAAAACCCTTGGCAACTGA
- a CDS encoding 4-hydroxy-tetrahydrodipicolinate synthase, which translates to MFAGSFVALVTPMESEGGLALDAFDRLLDWHVESGTDGIVIAGTTGESATLTIAETRALVERAVKIINGRIPVIAGSGTNSTAATIERSRQMAEAGADACLIVTPYYNKPTQEGLYRHYRAIEAKCPAPILLYNVPVRTCCDMLPETVARLAELKGIVGVKEATAGDQRAREIRALCGDDFAIFSGDDQTALECMAAGADGVISVTANLAPQLFGEMCALVKDGKLAEARDIDETLSLLHRDLFVEANPIPAKWALHRMGLIPDGLRLPLTPLAAEYHAIVELAMEHADIDGVNE; encoded by the coding sequence ATGTTTGCCGGCAGCTTCGTGGCCCTGGTCACACCAATGGAATCCGAGGGCGGTCTTGCGCTGGACGCTTTCGACCGGCTGCTGGACTGGCATGTCGAATCCGGCACCGATGGTATCGTCATCGCCGGCACGACCGGCGAGTCGGCGACGCTGACGATCGCAGAGACCCGCGCCCTGGTCGAGCGGGCGGTCAAGATCATCAACGGCAGGATTCCTGTGATCGCTGGTTCCGGCACCAACTCGACCGCCGCGACCATCGAGCGCAGCCGGCAGATGGCCGAGGCGGGCGCGGATGCCTGCCTGATCGTGACTCCTTATTATAACAAGCCGACCCAGGAGGGTTTGTATCGGCACTACCGCGCCATCGAAGCAAAGTGCCCGGCGCCGATACTGCTATACAATGTGCCGGTCCGGACCTGTTGCGACATGCTACCGGAGACGGTGGCGCGGCTGGCCGAACTCAAGGGTATAGTCGGCGTCAAAGAAGCAACCGCCGGTGATCAAAGAGCGCGGGAAATTCGTGCCCTGTGCGGCGACGATTTTGCCATTTTCAGCGGTGACGATCAGACGGCGCTGGAATGCATGGCGGCAGGGGCCGATGGCGTAATATCGGTGACCGCCAACCTGGCGCCGCAACTGTTTGGCGAGATGTGCGCGCTGGTAAAGGATGGCAAGCTGGCCGAAGCCAGGGATATAGACGAGACCCTCAGCCTTTTGCATCGCGATCTGTTTGTCGAAGCCAATCCGATTCCGGCAAAATGGGCGCTGCATCGCATGGGGCTGATCCCGGATGGCCTGAGGCTGCCATTGACGCCACTGGCGGCTGAATATCATGCGATTGTTGAACTGGCGATGGAACACGCCGATATCGATGGAGTGAATGAATGA
- a CDS encoding M48 family metallopeptidase, giving the protein MSLILPMLAQAATEPSDLPDIGSPSDSVFSSIEEEQIGYMVRKQLRDSGQLLNDPEVEEYIQNLGQTLVANSNAGGEDFEFFVVNDSKINAFALPGGYIGINSGLILASENESELAGVLAHEIAHVTQNHIERRIFDSRGSSLAATAAILATIIIGSATDASASTMQGGIMAAQGLAIQAQINYTRANEYEADRIGIGTLAASGFDPYGMTSFFAKLGKTNTRAPGSIPEFLQTHPSSSARIAESTNRAARYQAVVRDDSIGYRLTQERIRVRAFRSANEAVAYYRNTAYLQNVPPDPAWVYGSALALLRAGKANQAADIFRELQVENENIIDLHSAYGLALMADGRPEKALAVFRRAVALFPRNVPLTIRYSQVLMKADRPDQAHELLLDLLNNITPTPDQARLIARAANSAGDVAEAYYYMSEYYVLNGLLPQAIQQLKLALELPGLNEFQRARFDARRDELKEYLPKEEKKKRPILERKPDRRFGYR; this is encoded by the coding sequence ATGTCCCTGATTTTGCCGATGCTGGCCCAGGCCGCCACCGAGCCGTCTGACCTGCCCGATATTGGCAGCCCATCGGACTCGGTGTTTTCATCGATCGAAGAAGAGCAAATCGGCTATATGGTTCGCAAGCAACTGCGCGATAGCGGTCAACTGCTAAACGATCCGGAGGTCGAGGAATACATTCAGAACCTGGGCCAGACCCTGGTGGCGAACTCGAACGCCGGTGGCGAAGATTTTGAATTTTTTGTAGTCAACGATTCGAAAATCAATGCCTTCGCCCTGCCAGGTGGGTACATCGGCATCAATTCCGGTCTGATCCTCGCCTCGGAAAATGAAAGCGAACTCGCCGGTGTACTGGCCCACGAAATCGCCCACGTAACGCAAAACCATATCGAACGACGCATTTTCGACAGCCGGGGATCCAGTCTGGCGGCGACGGCGGCAATACTTGCAACCATTATTATCGGCTCCGCCACCGACGCGAGTGCTTCAACCATGCAAGGCGGCATTATGGCCGCACAGGGGCTGGCAATTCAGGCTCAGATCAATTACACCCGCGCCAACGAATACGAGGCGGACCGGATCGGAATCGGCACCCTGGCCGCCAGTGGTTTCGATCCCTATGGCATGACGTCTTTTTTCGCCAAACTTGGCAAGACCAATACCCGGGCGCCTGGTTCGATACCGGAATTTCTGCAAACTCATCCGAGCAGTTCGGCTCGGATTGCCGAGTCAACCAACCGCGCCGCACGCTACCAGGCGGTCGTCCGCGACGACAGCATCGGCTATCGCCTGACCCAGGAGCGGATCAGAGTGCGTGCGTTCCGGTCAGCCAACGAAGCGGTCGCTTACTACCGCAATACTGCCTACCTGCAGAACGTGCCGCCTGATCCGGCCTGGGTTTACGGCTCCGCACTCGCTTTGTTGCGGGCCGGCAAGGCGAACCAGGCGGCGGATATATTCCGTGAACTGCAGGTCGAAAATGAAAACATCATCGATTTGCATTCGGCCTACGGCCTGGCGCTGATGGCTGACGGCAGGCCCGAAAAAGCGCTGGCAGTTTTCCGGCGGGCCGTCGCTTTGTTCCCGCGCAATGTGCCGCTGACCATTCGTTACAGCCAGGTCTTGATGAAGGCAGATCGGCCGGACCAGGCGCATGAACTTTTGCTCGATCTGCTCAACAACATAACGCCAACCCCGGACCAGGCGAGACTGATCGCGAGGGCGGCCAATTCGGCCGGCGATGTGGCCGAAGCGTACTACTACATGTCGGAATATTATGTGCTGAACGGGTTGCTGCCGCAGGCGATTCAGCAACTGAAGCTGGCGCTCGAATTGCCCGGCCTCAATGAATTCCAGCGCGCCCGTTTCGATGCCCGCCGCGATGAACTCAAAGAATACCTGCCAAAAGAAGAAAAGAAGAAAAGACCGATACTAGAACGCAAGCCGGACCGCCGATTCGGCTACCGGTAA
- the purS gene encoding phosphoribosylformylglycinamidine synthase subunit PurS, with amino-acid sequence MKARVFVTLKNGVLDPQGKAIGQALSNLGFSGVGKVRQGKIIDIELAEDDETRARAQLTDMCEKLLTNMVIEKYEIELVA; translated from the coding sequence TTGAAAGCCCGTGTCTTCGTCACCCTGAAAAACGGCGTGCTCGATCCGCAAGGAAAGGCGATCGGCCAAGCGCTTTCCAATCTCGGATTTTCCGGCGTCGGCAAAGTGCGCCAGGGCAAGATCATCGACATCGAATTGGCCGAAGACGACGAAACGCGCGCCCGCGCACAACTCACGGACATGTGCGAAAAACTTCTCACCAATATGGTCATCGAGAAATACGAGATCGAGCTCGTGGCATGA
- a CDS encoding PhoH family protein, whose translation MDPTSRRVFVLDTNVLMHDPAAIFRFDEHDIHIPMVVLEELDARKKGMSEESRNVRQISRFFNELIENASKDEIGHGIPLPTGTHDDGKPKAQTGRLFFQTRPVGNVLPDDLPGTVADNTILANTLSLQIEQSDCHVTLVSKDINLRIKAAILGVHAEDYFNDKALDDVDVLFTGAAALAPDFWSEHGKEMDSWKEEGRTFYRVSGPQVSSWYPNQFVYTEDESAFNASICRLENGDAIIETVTDYRNEHHNVWGITARNREQNYALNLLMNPKVDFVTILGAAGTGKTLLTLAAGLTQTLEQNLYREIIMTRVTVPLGEDIGFLPGTEEEKMEPWMGALMDNLEVLTGSGEGGDWGRAATQDLIRNRIKIRSMNFMRGRTFLNRFIIIDEAQNLTSKQLKALITRAGPGTKLVCLGNLSQIDTPYLTETTSGLTYVVTRFRDWGHSGHVTLMRGERSRLADYASDTL comes from the coding sequence ATGGACCCGACTTCCCGCCGAGTTTTTGTTCTCGATACCAATGTATTGATGCACGACCCGGCCGCCATTTTCCGTTTCGACGAACACGACATTCACATTCCGATGGTGGTACTGGAAGAACTGGACGCCCGGAAAAAAGGGATGTCGGAGGAATCCCGCAACGTCCGCCAGATCAGCCGGTTTTTTAACGAGTTGATCGAAAACGCCAGCAAGGATGAGATAGGCCACGGCATTCCTTTGCCGACCGGCACTCACGACGATGGCAAACCCAAAGCGCAGACCGGCCGGCTGTTTTTCCAGACCCGGCCGGTGGGCAATGTACTGCCGGACGACTTGCCCGGGACGGTTGCCGACAACACCATCCTTGCCAACACGCTGTCCCTGCAGATCGAGCAATCCGATTGCCATGTAACGCTGGTATCCAAGGACATCAACCTGCGTATCAAGGCGGCAATCCTCGGTGTCCACGCGGAAGACTATTTCAATGACAAGGCCCTCGATGATGTCGATGTCCTGTTTACCGGCGCGGCAGCGCTGGCCCCGGATTTCTGGAGCGAGCACGGCAAGGAAATGGATTCCTGGAAAGAGGAAGGACGGACTTTTTATCGCGTCTCGGGACCTCAGGTCAGCAGCTGGTATCCCAATCAGTTTGTCTATACGGAAGACGAAAGCGCTTTTAACGCCTCCATCTGCCGCCTTGAAAACGGCGACGCAATTATCGAAACGGTGACCGATTACCGCAACGAGCACCACAACGTCTGGGGGATCACTGCGCGTAACCGCGAGCAGAATTACGCTTTGAACCTGCTGATGAATCCGAAAGTGGACTTCGTCACAATACTCGGCGCCGCCGGCACCGGCAAAACCTTGCTGACCCTGGCCGCCGGTCTTACCCAGACACTGGAGCAAAACCTCTACCGCGAGATCATCATGACCCGGGTTACGGTCCCGCTGGGCGAGGATATCGGTTTCCTGCCGGGCACCGAGGAAGAAAAAATGGAACCGTGGATGGGTGCGTTGATGGACAACCTGGAAGTGTTGACCGGCAGCGGCGAAGGCGGCGACTGGGGACGGGCCGCTACCCAGGACTTGATTCGCAACCGCATCAAGATTCGTTCGATGAACTTTATGCGCGGCCGTACTTTCCTGAACCGCTTTATCATTATCGACGAAGCGCAGAACCTGACATCCAAGCAGTTGAAAGCGCTGATCACCCGGGCCGGTCCCGGTACCAAGCTGGTCTGCCTGGGCAACCTCAGCCAGATCGATACGCCCTACCTGACCGAAACCACTTCCGGGCTGACCTATGTCGTCACCCGTTTTCGCGACTGGGGGCATTCCGGGCATGTGACCTTGATGCGCGGTGAACGCTCCAGGCTGGCCGATTACGCATCCGACACTCTGTAA